Proteins found in one Anaerobacillus alkaliphilus genomic segment:
- a CDS encoding glycosyltransferase family protein, translating into MMKVGAIIQARMGSTRLSGKVMKEIKGKTVLGHVIERVSQSTLIDQIVIATTDLTRDNVIEVEAKKYGANVFRGSEKDVLSRYFYAAKQNNIDVVVRITSDCPLIDPFVVDDVVSKFLEHRYNLVTNAGSDHCQRTYPRGLDTEVLSFAALEDAYHHAKEEYQREHVTPYIYEHSNNIHYVMNETDYSKYRWTLDTEEDFELINEVYKRLYNGSHDFYLEDIVQLFVKEPDLFNINAHIEQKKIN; encoded by the coding sequence ATGATGAAAGTTGGAGCGATTATACAAGCGAGAATGGGGTCAACAAGATTATCTGGCAAAGTAATGAAAGAAATAAAAGGAAAAACTGTTCTGGGTCACGTAATAGAACGAGTAAGTCAATCTACATTAATTGATCAGATTGTTATAGCAACAACAGATCTTACTAGAGATAATGTGATTGAAGTTGAAGCAAAGAAATATGGAGCAAACGTTTTTCGAGGTAGTGAAAAGGACGTTCTAAGCCGATATTTTTATGCTGCTAAGCAAAATAATATTGATGTTGTTGTAAGAATAACTTCAGATTGCCCTTTAATAGATCCATTTGTAGTAGATGATGTGGTTAGTAAATTTTTAGAACACAGATATAACCTTGTAACAAATGCAGGTTCGGATCATTGTCAAAGAACTTACCCACGTGGTTTAGATACCGAGGTATTATCTTTTGCAGCCTTAGAAGACGCCTACCATCATGCAAAAGAGGAATACCAAAGAGAGCATGTTACACCATATATTTATGAGCATAGTAATAATATTCATTATGTTATGAATGAAACTGATTATTCAAAGTACCGCTGGACCTTAGATACCGAAGAGGATTTTGAGTTAATTAATGAGGTTTATAAAAGATTATATAATGGCAGTCACGACTTTTACCTTGAAGACATTGTCCAGTTGTTTGTAAAAGAACCAGACTTGTTTAATATAAATGCACATATTGAACAAAAGAAAATCAACTAG
- the pseC gene encoding UDP-4-amino-4,6-dideoxy-N-acetyl-beta-L-altrosamine transaminase, translating to MENKPVRESYLPYGRQTIEDDDIQAVVEVLKGDYLTTGPAVQKFEKEFAEYVGVKYAVTFSNGTAALHGACFAAGIGEGDEVITTPMTFAASANCVLYQGGTPVFADIDNSTYNIDPKNIEELITEKTKAIIPVHFTGQPVALDEIHAIAKEHNLIVIEDAAHALGATYKGSKIGSTSDMTMFSLHPVKHITSGEGGIITTNNKIYYEKLIQFRSHGITRDNDKLMDNHGPWYYEMQFLGYNYRLTDIQAALGSSQLKKIDRFVETRRKYVDMYNKAFQEVPEITIPFQADDCTSSWHLYIIRLHLEQLTATRKEIFEALLRENIGVNVHYIPVHLLPYYQQLGYEKGICPIAEELYEQIITIPLFPGMTEDDVNDVIASVTKVINHYRK from the coding sequence ATGGAGAATAAGCCAGTTAGAGAAAGTTATTTACCTTATGGGCGCCAAACGATTGAAGATGATGATATACAAGCAGTAGTTGAAGTTTTAAAAGGTGATTATTTAACAACAGGACCAGCAGTTCAAAAATTTGAGAAAGAATTTGCTGAGTACGTAGGAGTAAAGTATGCAGTAACGTTTTCAAACGGCACTGCCGCTTTGCATGGAGCTTGTTTTGCAGCGGGAATTGGGGAAGGTGACGAGGTAATTACTACACCTATGACGTTTGCTGCAAGTGCAAATTGCGTACTATATCAAGGTGGTACACCAGTCTTTGCTGATATAGATAATAGCACCTATAATATTGATCCCAAAAATATTGAGGAACTAATCACCGAAAAAACTAAGGCAATTATTCCAGTACATTTCACCGGACAACCTGTTGCGCTAGATGAAATTCATGCTATTGCCAAGGAACATAACTTAATCGTAATAGAGGATGCTGCCCATGCCTTAGGTGCTACTTACAAAGGTAGTAAGATCGGATCCACAAGTGATATGACAATGTTCAGTTTGCATCCAGTAAAGCATATTACCTCCGGTGAAGGTGGAATCATTACCACCAATAATAAAATTTATTATGAAAAGTTAATTCAATTTCGTTCACATGGTATTACTCGTGACAACGACAAGCTAATGGACAATCATGGACCTTGGTACTATGAAATGCAATTTCTCGGCTATAATTATCGTTTAACTGATATTCAAGCTGCGCTGGGATCAAGCCAACTTAAAAAGATCGATCGATTTGTTGAGACAAGAAGAAAATACGTAGATATGTATAATAAAGCGTTTCAAGAAGTTCCTGAGATTACTATACCGTTTCAAGCAGATGACTGTACATCTAGCTGGCATCTTTATATCATTCGTCTACATTTGGAACAGTTAACAGCGACAAGAAAAGAGATTTTCGAGGCTTTATTACGTGAGAACATTGGAGTAAATGTACACTATATACCAGTTCATCTTCTCCCATATTATCAACAACTAGGGTACGAAAAGGGCATCTGCCCTATTGCAGAAGAGTTGTATGAACAGATAATTACCATTCCGCTATTTCCTGGGATGACAGAAGATGATGTAAACGATGTAATTGCTAGTGTTACCAAGGTAATCAATCATTACAGAAAGTAG
- the pseB gene encoding UDP-N-acetylglucosamine 4,6-dehydratase (inverting), protein MLSNKTILITGGTGSFGKKFIKRVLDLDVKKVIVFSRDELKQFEMAQEFTDPRIRFFIGDVRDKDRLYRAFDGVDIVIHAAALKHVGACEYNPFEAVKTNINGAQNIIEAAIDRGVTKIIALSTDKAASPVNLYGATKLASDKLFVAANSYAGDKDTRFAVVRYGNVVGSRGSVVPFFKKIKDTGEIPITDERMTRFWITLDQGVQFVLDSLDRMKGGEIFVPKIPSMKVTDLAEAIAPECSIKIVGIRPGEKLHEAMITEDDARRTLEYDKYYVIQPEFPWWRKEYSNGGKALPDGFSYISNVNDHWLTVDELRELVKE, encoded by the coding sequence ATGTTAAGTAATAAAACAATATTAATTACTGGTGGAACTGGATCTTTTGGAAAAAAGTTCATAAAGAGAGTTTTAGATTTAGATGTTAAGAAAGTAATTGTGTTTAGTCGTGATGAGCTTAAGCAATTTGAAATGGCTCAAGAGTTTACTGATCCTAGAATTAGATTTTTTATTGGAGATGTTAGAGATAAAGATCGTTTATATAGAGCTTTTGATGGGGTTGATATTGTCATCCATGCAGCGGCGTTAAAGCATGTGGGTGCATGTGAATATAATCCTTTTGAAGCGGTAAAGACAAATATCAATGGAGCACAGAATATCATTGAAGCAGCCATTGATCGCGGTGTTACAAAAATAATTGCTTTAAGTACTGATAAGGCAGCTAGTCCGGTAAACCTATATGGTGCAACAAAGCTAGCATCAGATAAACTCTTTGTAGCTGCAAATTCTTATGCTGGTGATAAAGATACTCGATTTGCAGTAGTTCGATATGGAAATGTAGTGGGTAGCCGTGGTAGTGTAGTACCATTCTTTAAGAAAATAAAAGATACGGGTGAGATACCGATTACGGATGAACGTATGACACGTTTTTGGATAACGTTAGATCAGGGGGTACAGTTTGTATTAGACAGCCTAGATCGTATGAAGGGTGGAGAAATCTTCGTGCCGAAAATCCCAAGTATGAAAGTGACAGACTTGGCCGAAGCAATCGCACCGGAATGTTCAATTAAAATTGTGGGCATTCGTCCAGGAGAAAAATTGCACGAGGCAATGATTACTGAAGATGATGCGCGTCGTACATTAGAATATGACAAGTATTACGTTATTCAACCTGAGTTTCCTTGGTGGAGAAAAGAGTATTCAAACGGTGGTAAAGCATTGCCTGATGGCTTTAGTTATATCAGTAATGTAAATGATCATTGGTTAACTGTCGATGAATTAAGAGAATTAGTAAAAGAATAA
- a CDS encoding sigma-70 family RNA polymerase sigma factor: protein MDFEELVEQFEPIIKKQIKVLRAYQYNDELYQIGLLAMWDASRNYQEGKGYFPAYIKKYVRGRMLNFLHKERSYYASLSDSPFMEEIVAGVPSTWVTISLRPVLPFLTEREKFWLMEYLEFGKGPSQIAREQNVSVNTVKSWRLEAIKKCKQHLPTHLARDMYV, encoded by the coding sequence ATGGACTTTGAAGAGTTAGTTGAACAATTTGAACCAATTATTAAGAAACAAATCAAAGTGCTGAGAGCTTACCAATACAATGATGAGCTGTACCAGATTGGCTTACTGGCGATGTGGGATGCGAGTAGAAATTATCAGGAGGGGAAAGGCTATTTCCCTGCCTATATAAAAAAATATGTTCGAGGACGAATGCTAAATTTTTTGCACAAAGAACGCAGTTACTATGCGAGTTTATCCGATTCTCCATTTATGGAGGAAATTGTGGCGGGAGTACCATCTACCTGGGTGACGATTTCATTACGACCCGTCCTCCCGTTTTTAACAGAAAGAGAAAAGTTTTGGCTCATGGAATATTTAGAATTTGGTAAAGGTCCAAGTCAAATTGCTAGGGAGCAGAATGTCTCGGTCAATACGGTAAAGTCGTGGCGCTTGGAGGCTATCAAAAAATGTAAGCAGCACCTCCCCACCCATTTGGCCCGGGACATGTATGTTTAG
- a CDS encoding helix-turn-helix domain-containing protein, which yields MEFQDQLKKQFAFIIKGRRTKLALSQEELAFRSDLSPETISNIENAKSIANLETIFKLAKGFNINPGHLVNEVYERLQ from the coding sequence TTGGAATTTCAAGATCAACTGAAAAAGCAATTTGCATTTATTATTAAGGGGCGTCGGACGAAACTAGCTCTATCCCAGGAAGAACTAGCTTTTCGTTCTGATTTAAGTCCAGAAACGATTAGTAATATTGAAAATGCGAAATCAATCGCTAACCTTGAGACAATTTTTAAACTAGCCAAAGGATTTAATATAAATCCCGGCCATTTAGTAAACGAAGTTTATGAAAGACTTCAATAA
- a CDS encoding competence protein ComK, with protein MTVEILLDYTINQNTIAIITVAHIDYQTKVIEKNAIFYVKKPALELIKNACLIGGSSYEGRKIAVSYHMRVKHKVPIPINPILHIFAFPTHSPTQYHCSWIFPSHVKAIEKHPTKPNHTVIIFKNSYKLEIPVSYYQIEKQLLRSAGCIIQFSELSVTS; from the coding sequence ATGACAGTAGAAATTTTACTCGACTATACCATCAATCAAAATACAATTGCCATTATCACAGTTGCTCATATTGATTATCAAACAAAGGTCATTGAGAAGAATGCCATCTTTTACGTCAAAAAACCTGCTCTAGAATTGATTAAAAATGCTTGTCTCATAGGCGGTTCATCCTATGAAGGGAGAAAAATTGCTGTATCATATCACATGAGAGTAAAACACAAGGTTCCAATTCCGATCAATCCTATTCTTCACATCTTTGCCTTTCCAACTCATTCTCCAACACAATATCATTGCAGCTGGATCTTTCCTAGTCATGTAAAGGCTATTGAAAAGCATCCAACTAAACCAAATCATACCGTCATTATTTTTAAAAATTCATATAAACTCGAAATCCCAGTCTCTTACTATCAAATAGAAAAACAACTCCTACGCAGCGCAGGTTGCATTATACAGTTCTCAGAGTTGTCAGTTACTAGTTGA
- a CDS encoding DUF262 domain-containing protein, which yields MMRYFEEPVKFIRPVFSVQDMVKFIEKGEKYLIDEKDSEFDEIDYLQGIILSPDYQRNYKSTLKEESSIIESLLIGIPIPEVFLIRTQNRLQMRHVMDGQHRLNAIYRFVKNKFSLKGLELRPEYNGIRFLDLNIEDKIKILGSHLSTLEFYSFPNPEEEIELFKRYNTNTRKLETQEIDLVTYFSESNKYITNFINGLIENRNDESSQNSLLYSIYNITPSRTSKQKNHQEIAVLLNIIELGLLDIRNASEISKDFLMRKASLYKNNEEEQLEWLISEFNKFNEFILKVSSEIEYPFSTKLLREDETRVIKFSIGLAIIYATLWHYYDIDLQSPTLLEDIISFFKLTPIGSADYNGSTTNLNMIEHYLFSKNQLKLNEFKSFSLKNP from the coding sequence ATGATGAGATATTTTGAGGAGCCTGTTAAATTTATCAGACCAGTTTTCTCTGTTCAAGATATGGTTAAATTCATAGAAAAAGGAGAAAAGTATCTAATAGACGAAAAGGATAGTGAATTTGATGAAATTGATTATCTACAAGGGATTATACTTAGTCCAGACTATCAAAGGAATTATAAATCTACATTAAAAGAGGAAAGTTCTATAATTGAATCACTTCTAATCGGTATTCCTATTCCAGAAGTATTTCTAATTAGAACTCAAAATAGATTGCAAATGCGTCATGTAATGGATGGACAACATCGCTTAAATGCAATATATAGATTTGTAAAAAATAAATTTTCTTTGAAGGGCTTAGAGCTAAGACCAGAATACAACGGAATAAGATTTTTAGACCTAAATATAGAAGATAAAATTAAGATATTAGGTAGTCATTTATCTACATTAGAATTTTACAGTTTCCCTAATCCAGAAGAAGAAATTGAATTATTTAAGCGTTACAATACCAATACTAGAAAACTTGAAACGCAGGAAATAGATTTAGTAACTTACTTTTCAGAGTCAAATAAATATATAACTAATTTTATAAATGGTTTAATAGAGAATAGAAATGATGAGAGTTCTCAGAACTCATTACTCTACTCTATATATAATATTACTCCTAGTAGAACTAGTAAGCAGAAAAATCATCAAGAAATAGCCGTTTTACTTAATATTATAGAATTAGGATTGTTAGATATCAGAAATGCAAGCGAAATTTCTAAAGACTTTTTAATGAGAAAAGCATCATTATATAAAAATAATGAGGAGGAACAACTTGAATGGTTAATTAGTGAATTTAATAAATTCAATGAGTTTATTTTAAAAGTATCTAGTGAAATTGAATATCCTTTTTCTACAAAATTACTTAGAGAAGATGAAACTAGAGTTATTAAATTTAGTATTGGTTTAGCCATTATATACGCAACTTTATGGCATTATTATGATATTGACCTTCAAAGTCCAACATTATTAGAAGATATAATATCATTCTTTAAACTGACACCAATTGGGTCAGCAGATTATAATGGCTCCACAACTAATTTAAATATGATTGAACATTACTTATTCAGTAAAAATCAATTAAAGCTTAATGAATTTAAATCTTTCAGCTTAAAAAATCCATAA
- a CDS encoding FRG domain-containing protein, whose protein sequence is MGVLEYAIFRDVDISSKSVKEHSDYYTYIYETYRKDIKDIKENYTIDIIEKSLLIQYSGDEFVKVRENIVYLIDGLEMMEGEPEANDDKINFDIKEIDYLSLKEIIQLIPQSEDNQLKVDLNQLYDKVVNNEWSESVVEQTLAEKYLIEDKSNITLINSLGDYTRFIHELESKSVNSYVSRGQKDCSYELVPSIYRIYEKKQDVHAKGYEHTFRQKIAHYEKGTEERSIEELRAEGQHYGLPTEYLDFTEAHIISLLFAIEDYKYTRNHSIVFFVDSTAFNKETIGREEKLINLQDASERNYLKDYISCSYFIKVPNINERIHFQKGCFLRLSSHDYMGNPDFLSDLKDKVAIAVINKNCKEDILKELFSLGINFESIYPDKDNLVKSIRFNYEVILEGGKLK, encoded by the coding sequence ATGGGAGTTTTAGAATATGCAATTTTTAGAGATGTTGATATTTCAAGTAAAAGCGTAAAAGAACATAGTGATTACTACACGTACATATACGAAACATATAGAAAAGATATAAAGGACATAAAGGAAAATTATACTATAGACATAATTGAAAAGAGTCTTTTAATACAATATAGTGGAGACGAGTTTGTTAAGGTACGTGAGAACATAGTTTACTTGATTGATGGATTGGAAATGATGGAAGGGGAACCAGAGGCAAATGACGATAAAATTAACTTTGATATTAAAGAAATTGATTACTTAAGTTTGAAAGAAATAATACAATTAATTCCGCAATCTGAGGATAACCAATTAAAAGTCGATTTAAATCAGTTATATGATAAAGTGGTAAATAATGAGTGGAGTGAAAGTGTTGTTGAGCAGACTTTAGCAGAAAAGTATTTAATTGAAGATAAATCAAATATAACGTTAATTAATTCTTTAGGTGATTATACTCGGTTTATACATGAATTAGAGTCAAAGTCAGTTAATAGTTATGTATCAAGAGGTCAAAAAGATTGTAGCTATGAATTAGTACCATCTATTTATAGAATTTATGAAAAAAAACAAGATGTTCATGCAAAGGGTTATGAGCATACCTTTAGACAGAAAATAGCACATTATGAGAAGGGGACAGAGGAGCGCAGTATTGAAGAACTTCGGGCTGAGGGGCAGCATTATGGACTACCAACAGAGTATTTAGATTTCACTGAAGCCCATATAATATCATTATTGTTTGCAATAGAAGATTATAAATATACTAGAAACCACTCTATTGTATTTTTTGTTGACTCAACAGCTTTCAATAAAGAGACTATAGGAAGAGAAGAAAAATTAATAAATTTACAGGATGCGAGCGAAAGAAATTATCTAAAAGATTATATCTCTTGTTCCTATTTTATCAAAGTTCCAAATATTAATGAAAGAATACATTTTCAAAAAGGCTGTTTTTTGAGGTTATCATCTCATGATTATATGGGTAACCCAGATTTCTTATCAGACTTAAAAGATAAGGTTGCGATTGCCGTAATAAATAAAAACTGTAAAGAAGATATATTAAAAGAATTATTCAGCTTAGGAATTAACTTTGAGAGCATTTATCCAGATAAAGATAATTTAGTCAAATCTATAAGATTTAATTACGAAGTAATCTTAGAAGGGGGTAAACTTAAATGA